The following are encoded in a window of Streptomyces sp. 11x1 genomic DNA:
- a CDS encoding ferredoxin, protein MKVVVDMTKCQDHGQCVFAAPDVFSMDDSGHLAHVSDPDDALRDEVEEAADVCPLQAIRIEG, encoded by the coding sequence ATGAAGGTCGTCGTCGACATGACCAAGTGCCAGGACCACGGCCAGTGCGTCTTCGCCGCCCCCGATGTCTTCTCCATGGACGACAGCGGCCACCTGGCCCACGTCTCCGACCCCGACGACGCGCTGCGCGACGAGGTCGAGGAAGCCGCCGACGTGTGTCCGCTCCAGGCCATCCGTATCGAGGGCTGA
- a CDS encoding glutamine synthetase family protein produces MQRLAAEGIDVVRVTYPDLIGTDRARDILLDHLPSACDHGLAFCRAVYHTSPQGDVVPVSGGLDAGLPDITVRPDLDTLVPLPWEPGVASCLAEVTDPATGLPAPESPRDLLRTVLARCAEHGLRPVVGPELEYFLGDEDPASPSGWKRYSGAAGVVYTAGLRADGDNHLLRTLRLLRDMNIGVTSGNHEFDGGQFEINLTHSDALSAADRAFRFKSAIKELARKEGKLATFMAKPFNDAGGSGFHLHLSCDSSDEAGAGNAFDDPAGPYGLSATARHAVAGILAHAPALAALANPTVNSYKRFGPDTLAPWLIDWGLDNRSAMVRIPPERGSGARLELRLGDASANPYLLIAGTVAAALLGVLAGEEPPGPLEGYGYDTARAAVLPMSLPAALDALEADTELTDVLGKDFTDSFLSYKRNEIERFQRHVTDWEFTEYAYHL; encoded by the coding sequence ATGCAGCGGCTCGCCGCCGAGGGCATCGACGTGGTGCGCGTGACCTATCCCGATCTCATCGGCACCGACCGCGCACGCGACATCCTGCTGGACCACCTGCCGTCGGCGTGTGACCACGGCCTGGCCTTCTGCCGGGCCGTCTACCACACCAGCCCCCAGGGCGACGTGGTCCCCGTCTCCGGCGGTCTCGACGCCGGCCTGCCCGACATCACCGTGCGACCGGACCTGGACACCCTGGTCCCCCTCCCCTGGGAACCCGGCGTCGCCTCCTGCCTCGCCGAGGTCACCGACCCGGCCACCGGCCTGCCCGCACCGGAGTCACCCCGCGATCTCCTGCGCACCGTCCTCGCCCGGTGTGCCGAACACGGCCTGCGTCCTGTGGTCGGCCCCGAGCTCGAGTACTTCCTCGGCGACGAGGACCCGGCCTCCCCGAGCGGCTGGAAGCGATACTCGGGCGCCGCCGGCGTCGTCTACACCGCCGGCCTGCGCGCCGACGGCGACAATCACCTGCTCCGCACGCTGCGTCTGCTGCGGGACATGAACATCGGCGTGACCAGCGGAAACCACGAGTTCGACGGGGGCCAGTTCGAGATCAACCTCACCCACTCCGACGCCCTGTCCGCCGCGGACCGCGCCTTCCGCTTCAAGTCCGCCATCAAGGAGCTGGCCCGGAAGGAGGGGAAACTCGCCACCTTCATGGCCAAGCCGTTCAACGACGCCGGCGGCTCCGGTTTCCACCTCCATCTGTCCTGCGACAGCTCCGACGAGGCAGGCGCCGGCAACGCCTTCGACGATCCCGCCGGTCCGTACGGGCTGTCCGCCACCGCCCGCCACGCCGTCGCCGGCATCCTCGCCCACGCCCCGGCCCTGGCCGCACTGGCCAACCCGACCGTGAACTCCTACAAGCGTTTCGGCCCGGACACCCTCGCGCCCTGGCTGATCGACTGGGGCCTGGACAACCGCAGCGCCATGGTCCGCATCCCGCCCGAGCGCGGCTCCGGCGCCCGACTCGAACTGCGCCTCGGTGACGCCAGCGCCAACCCGTACCTGCTGATCGCGGGCACGGTCGCCGCCGCGCTGCTCGGGGTCCTGGCCGGCGAGGAGCCCCCCGGCCCCTTGGAGGGGTACGGCTACGACACCGCCAGGGCGGCCGTGCTGCCCATGAGCCTGCCGGCCGCACTGGACGCCCTGGAAGCGGACACGGAACTGACCGACGTCCTCGGCAAGGACTTCACCGACTCCTTCCTCTCCTACAAGCGCAACGAGATCGAACGCTTCCAACGGCACGTCACCGACTGGGAGTTCACCGAGTACGCCTACCACCTGTGA
- a CDS encoding FAD/NAD(P)-binding oxidoreductase, with amino-acid sequence MTPRSARIVVAGASMAGLRAAEQLRAAGWTGAITLVGDEPHMPYNRPPLSKEVLAGKAAFESLSFRPRASVADAEWRLGTRVVAARLAENIVEFDDGEALSYDGLVVATGMRPRRLRCPGPLAGRHTVRTIDDAQGLRQALTRPGARVVVVGGGFIGCEVAASAVALGAREVTVVDPLPLPMVGPLGELLARALLKRHEERGVRFALGTGVTGFTGDDHVTGVALADGTVLPADVVVESVGSVANTEWLDGNGLDLSDGVPTDEHLRVGGRPDVVAVGDVARFPNARYDGVPRRVEHWCIPTDTAKHAAKTLVAHLTGAGHELSPFAPLPTFWSDQHDFRLQSFGAPVLGKEDVRVLEGDLDGDVVVGYHAGGRLAGVVALGGQAAAAAASRYRAELLKQPALIA; translated from the coding sequence ATGACGCCGAGGAGTGCACGCATCGTCGTGGCCGGCGCCTCCATGGCCGGCCTGCGCGCGGCCGAGCAACTGCGGGCCGCCGGCTGGACCGGAGCCATCACGCTCGTCGGTGACGAGCCGCACATGCCCTACAACCGCCCGCCCCTGTCCAAGGAGGTTCTCGCCGGCAAGGCCGCCTTCGAGTCGCTCTCCTTCCGCCCGCGGGCGAGCGTGGCCGACGCGGAGTGGCGGCTGGGCACCAGAGTCGTCGCCGCGCGGCTCGCGGAGAACATCGTCGAGTTCGACGACGGCGAGGCACTGTCCTACGACGGTCTGGTCGTCGCCACCGGAATGCGGCCCCGGCGCCTGCGCTGCCCCGGCCCGCTCGCCGGCCGGCACACGGTCCGCACCATCGACGACGCGCAGGGCCTGCGGCAGGCACTGACCAGGCCCGGAGCCCGGGTGGTCGTCGTCGGAGGCGGCTTCATCGGCTGCGAGGTCGCCGCCTCCGCCGTCGCTCTGGGCGCCCGCGAGGTGACCGTCGTCGACCCGCTGCCGCTGCCGATGGTCGGCCCTCTGGGCGAGCTCCTCGCCAGGGCCCTGCTGAAGCGTCACGAAGAACGCGGTGTGCGCTTCGCCCTCGGCACGGGCGTGACCGGCTTCACCGGCGACGACCACGTCACCGGCGTCGCCCTCGCCGACGGCACCGTCCTGCCCGCCGACGTGGTGGTCGAGTCGGTCGGCTCGGTCGCCAACACCGAGTGGCTGGACGGCAACGGCCTCGACCTGAGCGACGGCGTGCCCACCGACGAGCATCTGCGCGTCGGCGGACGGCCCGACGTGGTGGCCGTCGGTGACGTCGCCCGCTTCCCCAACGCCCGCTACGACGGCGTGCCGCGCCGTGTGGAGCACTGGTGCATCCCCACGGACACCGCCAAGCACGCCGCGAAGACCCTCGTCGCCCACCTGACCGGCGCCGGCCACGAGCTGTCCCCGTTCGCGCCGCTGCCCACCTTCTGGAGCGACCAGCACGACTTCCGCCTGCAGTCCTTCGGTGCACCGGTACTCGGCAAGGAGGACGTGCGCGTACTCGAAGGCGACCTCGACGGTGACGTCGTCGTCGGCTACCACGCCGGCGGCCGGCTGGCCGGTGTCGTCGCCCTCGGCGGCCAGGCCGCGGCGGCCGCCGCTTCCCGCTACCGCGCCGAACTGCTCAAGCAGCCCGCCCTCATCGCCTAA
- a CDS encoding 3,4-dihydroxyphenylacetate 2,3-dioxygenase: MGEIVGAGLLAHVPTIVLPEEDRLELNEGKEITLVTGLNQLRKDVFERDDYDTVVVLDSHWATTVEFVVTAQQRRAGLFTSEELPRGMCRMPYDFPGDPELAHNIEKFADKHGTWITAIEDEYLPIYYATINLWKFLGEGLPDKRWVTIGVCQTGDMEDHLRLGRALADGIAATPGRRVLLIASGALSHTFWPLRELRDHEASDPVHIFTPEAREADHERIAWFKEGRHDRVLDTMDEFWKYKPEAKFFHYLMMAGALGERACVAKARQYGEYENSIGTGQVHLWFDRPEGGWTASHTPAQESAHA, from the coding sequence ATGGGTGAGATCGTCGGGGCGGGCCTCCTCGCCCACGTCCCCACCATCGTGCTGCCCGAAGAGGACCGGCTGGAGCTCAACGAGGGCAAGGAGATCACCCTCGTCACGGGCCTGAACCAGCTCCGGAAGGATGTCTTCGAGCGGGACGACTACGACACCGTCGTGGTTCTCGACTCGCACTGGGCGACGACAGTCGAGTTCGTGGTGACCGCGCAGCAGCGGCGGGCGGGGTTGTTCACCTCGGAGGAACTGCCCCGGGGCATGTGCCGTATGCCGTACGACTTCCCCGGTGATCCCGAACTGGCCCACAACATCGAGAAGTTCGCGGACAAGCACGGCACCTGGATCACCGCGATCGAGGACGAGTACCTGCCGATCTACTACGCCACCATCAACCTCTGGAAGTTCCTCGGCGAGGGACTGCCGGACAAGCGGTGGGTGACCATCGGCGTGTGCCAGACCGGCGACATGGAGGACCACCTGCGCCTCGGCCGCGCCCTGGCCGACGGTATCGCCGCCACCCCGGGGCGACGCGTGCTGCTGATCGCCTCCGGAGCCCTGTCGCACACGTTCTGGCCGCTCAGGGAGTTGCGCGACCACGAGGCCAGCGACCCGGTGCACATCTTCACGCCCGAGGCGCGCGAGGCCGACCACGAGCGCATCGCCTGGTTCAAGGAGGGCCGCCACGACCGGGTCCTGGACACCATGGACGAGTTCTGGAAGTACAAGCCGGAGGCGAAGTTCTTCCACTACCTGATGATGGCCGGCGCCCTCGGCGAGCGCGCCTGCGTCGCCAAGGCCCGCCAGTACGGCGAGTACGAGAACTCGATCGGCACCGGCCAGGTCCACCTCTGGTTCGACCGCCCCGAGGGTGGCTGGACCGCATCCCACACCCCCGCACAGGAGTCCGCTCATGCCTGA
- a CDS encoding aldehyde dehydrogenase: protein MSEHTITVAGVSVDTRHWIGGERVASTQTFEDISPIDGDTIGHISRGTAMEAAAAVAAAKAAFPAWAATSRAQRARILHAIADGVEKRIEELAIVETTDNGALLRSHRRGVMPRVAHNFRFFADWLLQLEHEDYETRGHTNHVTWDPAGPCVLITPWNAPLMLATWKVAPALAAGDTVVLKPAEWSPLTASLLADIAAEAGLPAGVLNIVQGYGSEIGDALTSHPDVRRISFTGSVPTARRIAQSAAANLTPLSLELGGKSPLLVFADADLDLAVDLAVEQYDNAGQVCLAATRLLVEESVAGEFTRRFAERASALKQGDPRDETTDIGPNIHPRQLEKIDGFVRRAVAAGARAVIGGHRGDGQYYAPTLLTDVDQDAEIVQEEVFGPVLTLQTFADEDEAVRLANGTRFGLAATVATGDPERAERVTGQLVAGTVWVNCFFVRDLQAPFGGSRLSGVGREGGTWSFDFYCDLKNTVTAPNGWTNHG, encoded by the coding sequence ATGAGCGAACACACCATCACCGTGGCCGGGGTCTCCGTCGACACCCGGCACTGGATCGGCGGCGAGCGCGTCGCCTCTACACAGACGTTCGAGGACATCTCGCCCATCGACGGCGACACGATCGGCCACATCTCCCGGGGCACGGCCATGGAGGCGGCCGCCGCCGTGGCCGCCGCGAAGGCCGCGTTCCCCGCCTGGGCCGCCACCTCCCGCGCGCAGCGCGCCCGCATCCTGCACGCGATCGCCGACGGGGTCGAGAAGCGGATCGAAGAGCTCGCCATCGTCGAGACCACCGACAACGGAGCCCTGCTGCGCTCCCACCGCCGCGGAGTGATGCCGCGCGTGGCGCACAACTTCCGCTTCTTCGCGGACTGGCTGCTCCAGCTGGAGCACGAGGACTACGAGACACGCGGCCACACCAACCACGTCACCTGGGACCCGGCGGGCCCCTGCGTCCTGATCACCCCGTGGAACGCCCCGCTCATGCTGGCCACCTGGAAGGTCGCACCCGCCCTCGCCGCCGGCGACACGGTCGTCCTCAAGCCCGCCGAGTGGTCCCCGCTGACCGCCTCCCTGCTGGCCGACATCGCCGCCGAGGCCGGACTCCCGGCAGGTGTCCTCAACATCGTCCAGGGCTACGGCTCCGAGATCGGCGACGCGCTGACCTCGCATCCGGACGTGCGCCGCATCAGCTTCACCGGCTCGGTGCCCACGGCCAGGCGCATCGCGCAGTCGGCGGCCGCGAACCTCACGCCCCTGAGCCTCGAACTGGGCGGCAAGTCGCCGCTGCTGGTGTTCGCCGACGCGGACCTGGACCTTGCCGTCGACCTGGCGGTGGAGCAGTACGACAACGCCGGACAGGTGTGCCTGGCGGCCACCCGGCTGCTGGTCGAGGAGTCGGTCGCGGGGGAGTTCACGCGCCGGTTCGCCGAGAGGGCGAGCGCGCTGAAGCAGGGTGATCCGCGCGACGAGACCACCGACATCGGGCCCAACATCCACCCCCGCCAGCTGGAGAAGATCGACGGCTTCGTGCGGCGGGCCGTGGCCGCCGGTGCCCGCGCCGTCATCGGGGGGCACCGGGGGGACGGCCAGTACTACGCGCCCACCCTGCTCACCGATGTCGACCAGGATGCGGAGATCGTGCAGGAGGAGGTCTTCGGCCCCGTCCTGACGCTGCAGACCTTCGCCGACGAGGACGAGGCCGTCCGGCTCGCCAACGGCACCCGCTTCGGGCTGGCCGCCACCGTCGCCACCGGCGACCCGGAGCGCGCCGAACGCGTCACCGGGCAGCTCGTCGCGGGCACGGTCTGGGTCAACTGCTTCTTCGTCCGCGACCTGCAGGCACCCTTCGGCGGCTCCCGGCTCTCCGGCGTCGGCCGCGAGGGCGGCACCTGGAGCTTCGACTTCTACTGCGACCTGAAGAACACGGTCACCGCACCGAACGGATGGACAAACCATGGGTGA
- a CDS encoding acetoacetate decarboxylase family protein, translating into MTTVRGFFFPKTASGASSLVPSPPWRYSGDLLTVEYRTDPARVRELLPEPLELADEDPGAVALIWADWQSCSASGVELLDPVLSQYKEAFAVVRCKYRGQTYSRCVYIWVDKDFAIARGLHQGYPKKLGSIHQTRPHPYGPAPRIEAGARFGATLAAADRRLAHTVVTLREPSETNGFVNAHPMAHHRWLPSIEKGKGLALDELIESGAASFEAGQAWRGDAELELFEAPTEELARLEIREPIAAYYRQVGVVWDGGRLLESGTSGAE; encoded by the coding sequence ATGACCACCGTCCGTGGATTCTTCTTCCCCAAGACGGCGAGCGGAGCCTCGTCGCTGGTCCCCTCACCGCCCTGGCGGTACTCCGGTGACCTGCTCACCGTCGAGTACCGCACCGACCCGGCACGTGTGCGCGAACTGCTTCCCGAGCCGCTGGAGCTCGCTGACGAGGACCCGGGCGCGGTGGCGCTGATCTGGGCCGACTGGCAGTCCTGCTCGGCGTCCGGCGTGGAGCTGCTCGACCCGGTGCTCTCCCAGTACAAGGAGGCCTTCGCGGTCGTCCGCTGCAAGTACCGGGGACAGACCTACTCGCGCTGCGTCTACATCTGGGTCGACAAGGACTTCGCCATCGCGCGCGGGCTGCACCAGGGCTACCCGAAGAAGCTCGGCTCGATCCACCAGACGCGCCCGCACCCGTACGGCCCCGCCCCGCGCATCGAGGCGGGAGCCCGTTTCGGCGCCACGCTCGCCGCCGCCGACCGGCGCCTCGCCCACACCGTGGTCACCCTGCGCGAGCCGTCGGAGACGAACGGCTTCGTCAACGCCCATCCGATGGCCCACCACCGCTGGCTGCCCTCCATCGAGAAGGGCAAGGGCCTCGCCCTGGACGAGCTGATCGAGTCGGGCGCCGCGTCCTTCGAGGCGGGACAGGCCTGGCGCGGCGACGCCGAGCTGGAGCTGTTCGAGGCGCCCACCGAAGAACTGGCCCGCCTGGAGATCCGCGAGCCGATCGCCGCCTACTACCGCCAGGTCGGCGTCGTCTGGGACGGCGGCCGACTGCTGGAATCCGGCACCTCCGGCGCCGAGTAG